In one window of Rhizobium oryzihabitans DNA:
- a CDS encoding helix-turn-helix domain-containing protein, with the protein MSNITPIHANKTPRRIHFIPEWAEKRGLKQKDIVEELDVDKGLVSKWFNKGVLPKPEYLDKLCILFQLEEVGSLFRDPEDDWLAQFFRDKTEEQKEKAVQMLKLMFEDIKTGTDG; encoded by the coding sequence ATGAGCAACATCACCCCGATTCACGCCAATAAGACGCCGCGCCGCATCCACTTCATACCAGAGTGGGCGGAGAAGCGCGGGCTTAAGCAGAAGGATATCGTTGAAGAACTCGACGTCGACAAAGGCCTTGTTTCGAAGTGGTTCAACAAAGGTGTCCTACCGAAGCCCGAGTATCTTGATAAGCTCTGCATTCTTTTCCAGCTGGAAGAAGTCGGCTCTCTTTTCCGAGATCCAGAGGACGATTGGTTAGCTCAGTTTTTCCGCGACAAAACCGAAGAGCAGAAAGAGAAAGCCGTCCAGATGCTCAAGTTGATGTTCGAGGACATTAAAACCGGCACTGACGGATGA
- a CDS encoding DUF6197 family protein has translation MSAASVLSEALSIIAAPNKWAREGVAFDDRGNERKATDERAKRFDMVGAIQRVRCSADDYGAAIRILRAQCGKQSIFEFNDGHGHKAVLKCMRRAIAAAEVAA, from the coding sequence ATGAGCGCCGCGTCCGTTCTCTCCGAAGCTCTTTCTATCATCGCAGCACCGAACAAGTGGGCGAGGGAAGGTGTCGCATTTGACGACCGTGGAAACGAGCGCAAGGCCACAGACGAGCGCGCCAAGCGTTTTGATATGGTCGGTGCGATCCAACGGGTTCGTTGCTCTGCCGACGATTACGGCGCGGCTATCCGCATTCTCCGCGCTCAGTGCGGCAAGCAATCCATTTTCGAGTTCAACGACGGGCACGGTCATAAGGCCGTCCTCAAATGCATGCGGCGCGCGATAGCGGCTGCGGAGGTGGCGGCATGA